CACCGACACCGTCGACGTGGTCACCGGAGCGAGCGCCGACCTGTCCGTGACGAAGGTGGTCACCTCGGGCCCGGTCGTCGCCGGACGTCCGGTCACCTGGGCCGTCACGGTGCGCAACGACGGCCCGTCCTCGTCGACCGGCACGACGCTGACCGACTCGCTGCCCGAGGGCGTGGGCCGGCCCACCGTGACCGTGGTGGGGGCGGACCCTGAGCCCGAGGGGTGCGACTGGTCCGCCACCGACCGCCAGGTGCGGTGCGAGCTCGGCACGATCGCGAGCGGCGCGACGGCGGTCGTGACCCTCACCGCCCTCGTCGACCCGGCCGCGTCCGGAACCCTGACCAACACCGCGACGGTCACCGGCGCCCTACCCGACCCGGAGAGCGCCGACGACACCGACAGCGTCACCTCCGTCGTCACCGGCTCGTCCGACGTGTCGGTGGTCAAGACGGCCTCGTCCGCGACCGCCCGCGTCGGTGACCGGCTCACCTACACCCTGACGGTCACGGCCGATGGTCCATCCACCGCCCGGGGCGTGACGATGCGCGACGTGCTGCCCGACGGGCTGGCGCTCGTCGGACGCGCCACGACGGATGCCGGTCGGTGCACGACCGGCGACGCCACCGTCACGTGCGCGCTCGGGGACCTCCAGCCGGGCTCGACGGTGGCGGTGACGCTGGCCGCACGCGTGGTCGACGCGGCGGCCGGGCGCACGGTGACGAACACGGCATCCGTCACCTCGTCGACGCCGGACCCCGGGCTCGGCAACGACCGCGGCAGTGCGACCGTCTCGGTGGCGGCCGCCACACCGCCGTCGCCCGGCCACCCTCAGCCCCCGCCACCCGTGCACCCGCCCGTACCGCCGGTGCACCCGCCCACCCCGGGTGGCCCCGACCTGCCTATCACGGGCGAGGACGTCGGGCTGGCCGTCGGGCTCGGCGTCGGGGCCGTGCTCACGGGTCTGCTGCTGCTGCACCTCGCCCGCCGACGTGAGGATGCCGGGTGACCCGGGCACCGGGTCGCCCGGGCCCGGTTGACCTCGAGCGACCTTGAGGTCCTAGCGTCGCACCATGCCCTCTCCCCGTGCCGGTGACGACACCACCGCCGCCGCCGACCGTGACCGCAGAGCGGCGGTGCCCGACGACGTGACGGGTGCGGCCGTGGAGCCGGGCGGGCTGATGTCGCCGGAGCTGCGGGCGACGACGATCGGGGTCATCGCGCTCGTCTCCCTGCACGCCTTCGAGGCGCTGGCCCTGACGACCGTCATGCCGACCATCGCCCGTGACCTCGACGGCGAGGCGCTCTACGCGATGGCCTTCACCGCCACGCTCGCCGCGGGCATCGTCAGCATCGTCTGGTCGGGCAACCTCGCCGACCGGCGCGGGCCCCGCCCGCCGCTGCTCATCGGCCTCGTCCTCTTCGCCGCCGGTCTCGTGCTCGCCGGCCTCGCGCCGACCATGCACGTGCTCATCGGGGCGCGGGTCGTCCAGGGGCTGGGCGCGGGGATGACGAGCACCGCGCTCTACGTCCTCGTCACCCGCGTGTACCCACCGCGGCTACACACCGCCGTGCTCGCGGGCTTCTCGGCGGCGTGGGTCGTGCCATCGGTCGCGGGCCCGTTCGTCGCGGGCCTGATCACCCAGACGCTCGGCTGGCGCTGGGTCTTCGGTCTGTCGCTCGTCGTGCTCGTGCTCGCGTCGCTGCTGCTGGCCCGCATGGTCCCCGGCCTCCGGCAAGACCTCGTGCCGGTCCCGTGGCGGGGGCGGGCCCTCGGCTGCTCGGTCGTCGTGGCCGGCGCCGTCCTCGTGCTCAACGCGGCCGCCGAGCACGTCGACGGGCGCAGCCTCGCGGTGGCCGCGGTCGCGGCGGTCGTGCTCGTCGCCGCCGTCGTCCCGCTGCTGCCGGCCGGCACGCTTCGCCTCGCCCGCGGCCTGCCCACCGACGTCGCGCTGCGCACCCTCGCCTTCGCCGCCTTCAGCGGTGCCGAGATCTACCTGCCGCGGCTGCTGACGGAGCGGGACGGCTTCGGCCCCACCCTCGCGGGGCTGTCCCTCACCGTCACCGGTGTCACGTGGTTCCTCGGCAGCAGCGTGCAGGGCCGGTGGGACGCGCGGTTCGAGGTCGGCCGGACGGCCACGGTCGCCCTCGGCCTCATGACCGTCTCGCTGGTCGCCATGGCCGCCCTCGTCGCCGTCGGCGCCCCCGCCTGGACCCTCATCGCGGTCTTCCCCGTCGCCGGCTTCGGCATCGGCACGCTCTACCCCCGGGTCACGGCCCAGGCGCTCGGGCGGGCCGACGACGACGAGCAGGGCTTCGTCAGCTCGGCCCTGCAGATCGGTGACTCCTCGGGCGGGGCCAGCGCCATCGCCCTGTCGGCCATCGTCTTCGCGGTGGCGGGCTCGGCCCTGCCCGGCTCGTACGCCCTCGTCATCGCCGTCATGGCCCTGCCGGTGCTCGTCGCCACCGTCGCCGCCCGGCGAGTCCGCTGAGCGTCGTCGCGGTCGTCCGCCGGGCGATGGCAGCCCAGGAAATCCCCCTTACGTCCCGGTAACGTAAATAGATGGTCAAATCGGACGTTTTTCCTTGCATTCCGGTGCATAGGAGGTGCATCATTTTCTTGTCGGCGACACCCCCCACCCCACAAGTCGTCGCCGGCGAACGTAGGTCGAGCACCTACCCACGCGGAACGATATGGACCCCCCAAGCCCATGTTCTGCGGTCCGCCTCGCGAGACTCAGCTCCGCGAGCAGCGAAGCAGCAGAGGCAGCCGCCCCCCAAGCGGCTGCCTCTCTGCATGTCCGGATGCCGGTGACGACGTCCCGCGCGCCCGCGCGCCCACGTACGTCCGGGCCCACGGCATCCGGAGACGCAGAAGGCCCCCACCCGTGGTCGGGTGGGGGCCTCCGGCGTGCCGGTGACGAGGCTGTCGCGCCGGCGCCGACGCGTGCGGTCAGGCGTCGATGTGCTGCTCGGCCCGGGCGTCGCGACGCGACTTCCAGAGGCTGGCCACCGTCGTCACCCCGAGGATGAGCACGATCGCCCCGAGCGAGACGCTGATCGGGATGTCGGGCACGGCGTCGATCGGCTCGCCGTTGTTGACGAACGGCAGGTTGTTCTCGTGCAGCGCGTGCATGACGAGCTTGACGCCGATGAAGGCGAGCAGGACGGCGAGGCCGATGCTGAGGTAGACGAGCTTCTTGAGCAGGCCGCCGATGAGGAAGTAGAGCTGCCGCAGACCCATGAGGGCGAAGATGTTCGCGGTCAGGACGAGGTACGGCTCCTTCGTCAGGCCGTAGATGGCCGGGATGGAGTCGAGCGCGAAGAGCAGGTCCGTCGTAC
This is a stretch of genomic DNA from Terracoccus luteus. It encodes these proteins:
- a CDS encoding MFS transporter; the protein is MPSPRAGDDTTAAADRDRRAAVPDDVTGAAVEPGGLMSPELRATTIGVIALVSLHAFEALALTTVMPTIARDLDGEALYAMAFTATLAAGIVSIVWSGNLADRRGPRPPLLIGLVLFAAGLVLAGLAPTMHVLIGARVVQGLGAGMTSTALYVLVTRVYPPRLHTAVLAGFSAAWVVPSVAGPFVAGLITQTLGWRWVFGLSLVVLVLASLLLARMVPGLRQDLVPVPWRGRALGCSVVVAGAVLVLNAAAEHVDGRSLAVAAVAAVVLVAAVVPLLPAGTLRLARGLPTDVALRTLAFAAFSGAEIYLPRLLTERDGFGPTLAGLSLTVTGVTWFLGSSVQGRWDARFEVGRTATVALGLMTVSLVAMAALVAVGAPAWTLIAVFPVAGFGIGTLYPRVTAQALGRADDDEQGFVSSALQIGDSSGGASAIALSAIVFAVAGSALPGSYALVIAVMALPVLVATVAARRVR